From Huiozyma naganishii CBS 8797 chromosome 11, complete genome, a single genomic window includes:
- the TSC13 gene encoding trans-2-enoyl-CoA reductase (NADPH) TSC13 (similar to Saccharomyces cerevisiae TSC13 (YDL015C); ancestral locus Anc_3.184), protein MVTVESRSKSLRSCELQLDGKTSLDDVLVQISKQNKGISKHRLRLTYLKENKQVPIIEDAFFSKDDGASISGMTLYVKDLGPQISWRLVFFIEYLGPILIHSALYYLSTKSAARERFHSRRPYDPFLNQVAYILVMGHYFKREFETLFVHQFSLATMPLFNVFKNSFHYWILNGAISFGYFGYGFLLSNERVYEVLDTLRLTKLSTLIALFALAETWNFYIHVRLRVWGDQQKALGNAKKRVPINDGVFKALVAPNYTFEVWAWIFFTVIFKFNFFGVLFLTVSTTQMYLWAQKKNKKYGTRRAFLIPYIV, encoded by the coding sequence ATGGTCACTGTAGAGTCTCGTTCTAAGTCGCTGCGCAGCTGCGAGCTGCAATTGGATGGGAAGACGTCGTTGGACGACGTGCTTGTCCAGATTTCGAAGCAAAACAAGGGTATAAGCAAGCACAGGTTACGGTTGAcgtacttgaaggagaacaagCAGGTGCCCATTATCGAGGATGCGTTTTTCAGTAAAGATGATGGCGCGTCTATCTCTGGAATGACTCTGTATGTCAAGGACTTGGGCCCACAGATCTCGTGGAGACTTGTGTTTTTCATCGAGTACCTGGGTCCCATCTTGATCCATTCTGCGTTGTACTATTTGTCGACCAAGAGTGCTGCTCGTGAGAGATTCCACAGTAGGAGGCCGTACGACCCGTTTTTGAACCAGGTCGCCTATATATTGGTTATGGGACACTATTTCAAGCGGGAATTTGAAACGTTGTTTGTGCACCAGTTCTCGTTGGCCACCATGCCGCTGTTCAAcgtgttcaagaactcgttcCACTACTGGATTTTGAACGGTGCGATCTCGTTTGGATACTTCGGTTACGGGTTTCTTCTGTCGAACGAACGCGTCTACGAAGTCTTGGACACTTTGAGACTGACTAAATTAAGCACTCTAATTGCCTTATTCGCACTCGCTGAGACTTGGAACTTTTACATCCACGTCCGGTTGAGAGTCTGGGGGGACCAGCAGAAGGCATTGGGGAACGCAAAGAAACGTGTCCCGATTAATGACGGTGTGTTTAAAGCGTTGGTCGCTCCAAATTATACGTTCGAAGTGTGGGCTTGGATATTCTTCACTGtgatcttcaagttcaacttcttcgGTGTTCTGTTTTTGACTGTTTCGACAACCCAGATGTACCTGTGGgcacagaagaaaaacaagaagtacgGTACAAGAAGGGCTTTCCTCATCCCCTACATTGTTTAG
- the CDC7 gene encoding serine/threonine protein kinase CDC7 (similar to Saccharomyces cerevisiae CDC7 (YDL017W); ancestral locus Anc_3.183): MIERVWSNVSPEIQEEMRQLCEEIPYIDEHYELMDKIGEGTFSSVYKATDVDDRVTSKFASHFWNLPDDNRKYVALKKIYVTSSPQRIYNELNLLYTLTGGSHRVAPLCDVTRLRDQVVAVLPYYPHEEFRNFYRDLPIKGIKKYTWELLQALNYVHSKGIIHRDVKPTNFLFNPQIGQGVLVDFGLAETQPDYSKDLPRSGGAAGDNFADYRSQEQFCPCLMRSNAPTHPATAHHGLVTIQNGKLVHLNNVQGVDLTKGYPKNETRRMKRANRAGTRGFRAPEVLMKCGAQTTKIDIWSVGVILLSLISRRFPMFQSLDDTDSLLELCSIFGWKTIRKCALLHGLGFTVSGLQHIREEGYPNGIREFIYELLYKECDAGTFPVYSVAFETFNYLEQDLVERASIEPRLPVRSEHPNDKETESYELKQYQEAIWTDHYWCFQLIEQCFEMDPQRRSSAGELLQSAFFNELNDLDDNTEVEDTEDDEDAERTSKDRDNDENDVWLISE; encoded by the coding sequence aTGATTGAGAGGGTATGGTCGAACGTTTCCCCGGAGATCCAGGAGGAGATGAGGCAGCTGTGCGAGGAGATACCGTACATCGACGAGCACTACGAGCTCATGGACAAGATCGGCGAGGGGACCTTCTCGTCCGTGTACAAGGCGACGGACGTTGACGATAGAGTGACGTCCAAGTTTGCGTCGCATTTCTGGAACCTGCCGGACGACAACAGGAAGTACGTCGCTTTAAAGAAGATATACGTCACGTCGTCACCACAGCGGATCTACAACGAGTTGAATCTCTTGTACACGCTGACAGGGGGTTCCCACAGAGTGGCACCGCTATGCGACGTGACGCGGCTGCGCGACCAGGTTGTCGCCGTGCTGCCTTACTACCCTCACGAGGAGTTTAGGAACTTCTACAGGGACCTCCCCATAAAGGGGATCAAGAAGTACACGTGGGAGTTGCTACAGGCATTAAACTACGTCCATTCGAAGGGGATCATACACAGGGACGTCAAACCGACAAATTTCCTCTTTAATCCGCAGATTGGACAAGGTGTACTTGTAGATTTTGGGTTGGCGGAGACGCAACCGGATTACTCAAAGGATTTACCCCGTAGTGGTGGTGCGGCAGGGGACAACTTCGCGGACTACAGGTCACAGGAACAGTTCTGCCCCTGTCTCATGAGAAGCAACGCACCAACACACCCGGCAACGGCGCACCATGGGTTGGTCACGATTCAAAACGGTAAACTCGTCCACTTGAATAACGTCCAAGGTGTAGACCTCACTAAAGGGTACCCGAAGAACGAAACTCGGAGAATGAAGAGGGCAAACAGGGCGGGGACCCGTGGGTTCAGAGCCCCCGAGGTGCTCATGAAGTGCGGGGCACAGACGACAAAGATAGACATTTGGTCCGTTGGGGTCATCCTGCTCAGTTTGATATCGAGACGGTTCCCGATGTTCCAAAGTTTGGACGATACGGACTCTCTGCTTGAACTGTGCTCCATCTTTGGTTGGAAAACGATACGGAAATGCGCATTACTGCACGGGTTAGGGTTCACGGTCAGTGGGCTGCAACACATAAGAGAGGAAGGGTACCCGAATGGGATCCGGGAGTTCATATACGAGTTACTGTACAAGGAGTGTGATGCGGGCACTTTCCCAGTTTACAGTGTCGCCTTCGAGACGTTCAACTACTTAGAACAGGATTTGGTGGAACGCGCCTCCATTGAGCCACGGTTACCGGTTCGTAGTGAGCATCCCAACGATAAAGAGACTGAGTCCTACGAGCTGAAACAGTACCAAGAGGCAATCTGGACAGATCACTACTGGTGTTTCCAACTGATCGAACAGTGTTTTGAAATGGATCCGCAGAGGAGGTCCTCCGCTGGGGAACTGTTGCAGAGTGCATTTTTCAACGAATTGAATGACTTGGATGATAACACGGAGGTCGAGGATACGGAGGACGACGAAGATGCGGAGCGCACCAGCAAAGACCGAGACAACGACGAAAACGACGTCTGGCTGATATCTGAATAA
- the ERP3 gene encoding Erp3p (similar to Saccharomyces cerevisiae ERP3 (YDL018C); ancestral locus Anc_3.182): MNSRRLLRVAAIAIAVVGCPHAWASPLTFELKGGQRECFYTLTPDVDCDVSYYFAVQQSANNDFKIGYEVFGPDSATEAIIRREGERQGEWGFVAEPKGEYSFCFYDPGHSDKVVDLEITYKCAKQDARDLRRAARKRQKPLGEAPGHDAAEQLQGSLENSVDTIERQLYQLERSMQYYKTRNNRNHDTVQSTERRIAMFSLYGIVLILGMSAAQIAVLQWFFKESRKQKV; encoded by the coding sequence ATGAACAGTCGTCGTCTGTTGCGGGTTGCTGCTATTGCTATTGCTGTTGTGGGGTGCCCCCATGCCTGGGCGTCACCGCTCACGTTTGAGTTGAAAGGTGGCCAGCGGGAGTGTTTCTACACGCTGACGCCGGACGTGGACTGCGATGTGTCGTACTATTTTGCCGTGCAGCAGTCTGCGAACAACGACTTCAAAATTGGGTACGAGGTGTTTGGCCCGGACTCTGCGACGGAGGCGATCATCCGTCGCGAGGGCGAGCGGCAGGGCGAGTGGGGGTTTGTTGCCGAGCCCAAGGGCGAGTACTCTTTCTGTTTTTACGACCCTGGGCACAGCGACAAAGTGGTGGACTTGGAGATCACGTACAAGTGTGCGAAGCAGGACGCGAGGGACCTGCGGCGTGCGGCACGCAAGAGGCAAAAGCCGTTGGGGGAGGCCCCCGGGCACGATGCAGCAGAGCAATTGCAAGGGTCCCTCGAGAACTCAGTCGACACGATTGAGAGACAATTGTACCAGTTGGAGCGGTCGATGCAGTACTACAAGACGAGAAACAACCGGAACCACGACACGGTGCAGTCCACCGAGCGCCGCATCGCAATGTTTTCCCTGTACGGTATCGTGCTCATCTTGGGCATGTCCGCCGCACAGATCGCCGTGCTCCAATGGTTCTTCAAGGAGTCCCGCAAGCAGAAAGTATGA
- the ADE1 gene encoding phosphoribosylaminoimidazolesuccinocarboxamide synthase (similar to Saccharomyces cerevisiae ADE1 (YAR015W); ancestral locus Anc_3.179) → MTSILETNLDGILPLVARGKVRDIYQVDSKTLLFVATDRISAYDVIMENTIPDKGKLLTQLSEFWFEFLSGDIRNHLVPFDQGKTLFDYLPEALSQEKYRTQLDGRSLLVRKHKLIPLEVIVRGHITGSAWKEYLKSGTVHGAVAPTGLQESQQFPEPIFTPSTKADQGQHDENISVEQVGKLVGRELAQRIGETAVKLYTKCRDYARTHGIIIADTKFEFGIDESSGELILVDEVLTPDSSRFWSGARYTVGSSQDSYDKQYLRDWLTKQGVAGQPGISMPAQVVEQTRAKYIEAFECLTGHSYTSK, encoded by the coding sequence ATGACGAGCATTTTGGAGACGAATTTGGACGGGATCCTGCCCCTAGTTGCACGCGGGAAGGTGCGTGACATCTACCAAGTGGACAGCAAGACTCTGCTGTTTGTAGCGACGGACCGGATCTCCGCGTACGACGTGATCATGGAGAACACGATCCCGGACAAGGGCAAGCTTCTGACGCAACTATCCGAGTTCTGGTTCGAATTTTTAAGCGGGGACATCCGCAACCACTTGGTGCCATTTGACCAGGGGAAGACGCTGTTCGACTACTTGCCCGAGGCTCTGTCCCAGGAGAAGTACCGCACGCAGTTGGACGGGAGGTCTCTGCTCGTGCGCAAGCACAAGCTGATCCCACTAGAGGTCATTGTGCGCGGGCACATCACGGGGTCCGCTTGGAAGGAGTACTTGAAGTCCGGGACCGTGCACGGTGCTGTGGCCCCCACTGGGTTGCAAGAATCGCAGCAGTTCCCAGAACCGATCTTCACGCCGTCGACAAAGGCTGATCAAGGCCAGCACGACGAGAACATCTCCGTCGAGCAAGTCGGGAAGCTTGTTGGCCGGGAGCTAGCGCAGCGGATCGGCGAGACCGCCGTGAAGCTGTACACCAAGTGCAGGGACTACGCACGCACGCACGGGATCATCATTGCGGACACGAAGTTCGAGTTCGGGATCGACGAGTCCTCTGGCGAGCTGATCCTCGTGGACGAGGTGCTCACCCCGGACTCGTCCCGCTTCTGGAGCGGCGCACGGTACACGGTGGGCTCCTCGCAGGACTCCTACGACAAGCAGTACCTGCGCGACTGGCTCACGAAGCAGGGCGTCGCGGGGCAGCCGGGCATCTCCATGCCCGCCCAGGTCGTCGAGCAGACGAGGGCGAAGTACATAGAGGCCTTCGAGTGTCTCACCGGGCACAGCTACACCAGCAAGTAA
- the YAT1 gene encoding carnitine O-acetyltransferase YAT1 (similar to Saccharomyces cerevisiae YAT1 (YAR035W); ancestral locus Anc_3.176) — protein MANTQNVDSFNPVLKRLPVPALQDTLNRYLDRVEPLQDQRQNKRTRDAVFCPENMENLTVLHEKLLEYDKQLAVEQPKSSYIEQFWYDAYLLYDASVVLNVNPFFQLQDDPTLKDTALSEDGPYGIHTVQIKRTAKLVTSMLKFIQQIRRRTLKPDVLRGGVPLSMDQYDKLFGSSRIPPGPGEQSCHLQSDPTSHHVMVMYKSQFYWFDVLDVHNRPIFTTPAELEYNLYSILMDGNTDQDVHRLPFGVFTTESRRIWSNIRDYVAQSEDKTNWKNVKLIDSALFVICLDDVAFDDTPQGQQELATSMLCGTSKVQLDFKSAAMPLNIQSGTCLNRWYDKLQLIVTMNGKAGINFEHTGIDGHTVLRLATDIYTDSILSFARGVTDNVPDIFDPNGLRASSASGSPPPGRESSPSAKANLITIPRKLEWKIDPFLLSSLHFAETKISDLISQYELVSLDFEKFGASHIKSSFKCSPDAFTQQIFQVAYYALYGKFETVYEPAMTKVYQNGRTEAIRSVTVPSKKFVKSIFDRRATDEDRKQFLQDSCKEHSRITRECSMGQGQDRHLYALYSIWNQWYRDAMPLPPLFKDRSWQLMATNVLSTSNCGNPCLRSFGFGPVTPNGFGIGYIIRNNSISIVVSSKHRQTQRFVSLIEKSLLEIDHIFNRDKNSNAEETDYLVNSRGLVEAPNKTKSDDLRYLLAGYDYFDVSVTG, from the coding sequence ATGGCAAATACTCAAAATGTTGACTCTTTCAATCCGGTGTTGAAACGGCTGCCCGTCCCTGCGCTGCAGGATACGCTGAACAGGTACCTGGACAGGGTGGAGCCCCTACAGGACCAGAGGCAGAACAAGCGGACGCGGGATGCTGTGTTCTGCCCTGAGAACATGGAGAATCTTACTGTGCTGCACGAGAAACTGCTCGAGTACGACAAGCAGCTCGCTGTGGAGCAGCCGAAGTCGTCGTACATCGAGCAGTTCTGGTACGATGCGTACTTGCTGTACGATGCGTCTGTCGTGTTGAACGTGAACCCGTTCTTCCAACTGCAGGATGACCCGACGTTGAAGGACACGGCTTTGTCGGAGGACGGGCCCTACGGTATTCACACGGTGCAGATCAAGCGGACCGCGAAACTTGTTACCTCGATGCTCAAATTTATCCAACAGATCCGGAGACGCACTTTGAAACCGGATGTGCTGCGTGGCGGCGTACCCTTGTCGATGGACCAGTACGATAAGTTGTTTGGGTCCTCGCGGATCCCGCCTGGTCCAGGGGAGCAGTCCTGCCACTTGCAGAGTGACCCGACGTCGCACCACGTTATGGTGATGTACAAGTCGCAGTTCTACTGGTTCGACGTGCTAGACGTGCACAACAGGCCGATCTTCACCACACCGGCAGAGCTGGAGTATAACTTGTACTCGATCCTTATGGACGGGAACACGGACCAGGACGTGCACAGACTGCCCTTTGGCGTCTTCACCACGGAGAGCAGAAGGATATGGTCCAACATCAGGGACTACGTGGCGCAGAGCGAGGACAAGACGAACTGGAAGAACGTGAAGTTGATCGATTCAGCGCTGTTCGTCATTTGTCTCGACGACGTTGCATTTGACGATACACCACAGGGCCAACAGGAGTTGGCAACCTCAATGCTCTGCGGGACCTCTAAAGTGCAACTCGACTTCAAGTCCGCGGCGATGCCCTTGAACATCCAGAGCGGGACTTGTCTCAACCGCTGGTACGATAAGTTGCAACTGATCGTGACGATGAACGGGAAGGCAGGGATCAATTTTGAACACACGGGCATCGACGGGCACACGGTGCTCCGGCTGGCCACGGACATCTACACTGACTCGATCCTGAGTTTTGCACGGGGGGTCACGGACAACGTCCCTGACATCTTCGACCCGAACGGGCTGCGCGCCTCATCTGCGTCAGGGTCCCCGCCCCCTGGCAGGGAATCCTCCCCCTCCGCAAAGGCGAACTTGATCACGATCCCGCGGAAACTCGAGTGGAAGATCGACCCGTTCCTGCTCTCATCCTTGCACTTTGCGGAGACGAAGATCTCGGACCTGATCTCGCAGTACGAGCTTGTGTCCCTGGACTTCGAGAAGTTCGGCGCCTCGCACATCAAGTCCAGCTTCAAGTGTTCCCCCGACGCGTTCACGCAGCAGATCTTCCAAGTCGCGTACTACGCACTGTACGGGAAGTTCGAGACCGTGTACGAGCCGGCGATGACGAAAGTGTACCAGAACGGACGCACGGAGGCGATCCGGTCCGTGACCGTGCCctccaagaagtttgtCAAGTCCATATTCGACCGGCGTGCGACAGACGAGGACCGgaaacagtttctccagGATTCTTGCAAGGAACACTCGAGAATCACAAGGGAGTGTTCCATGGGTCAAGGCCAGGACCGTCACCTGTACGCGCTGTACTCGATCTGGAACCAGTGGTACAGGGACGCAATGCCCTTGCCACCTCTCTTCAAGGATCGGTCCTGGCAACTGATGGCCACGAACGTGCTGTCGACGTCGAACTGTGGGAACCCGTGCCTGAGGAGTTTCGGGTTCGGGCCCGTGACGCCGAACGGGTTCGGCATCGGGTACATCATCCGGAACAACTCGATCTCGATCGTCGTGTCCTCGAAGCACAGACAGACGCAGCGGTTCGTCTCGCTCATCGAAAAATCGCTGCTGGAGATCGACCacatcttcaacagggaCAAGAACTCGAACGCAGAGGAGACGGACTACCTCGTCAACTCGAGAGGACTCGTAGAGGCCCCAAACAAGACAAAATCAGACGACTTACGATACCTGCTAGCAGGCTACGACTACTTCGACGTGAGCGTCACAGGCTAG
- the KNAG0K01700 gene encoding uncharacterized protein (similar to Saccharomyces cerevisiae OSH2 (YDL019C) and SWH1 (YAR042W); ancestral locus Anc_3.175) — MSDSEGAVVEGPSSKPLLKLQLLEVLRDGSFESLSQLVGTHFKPMENPIVQELAPLLLHYAVQVAPLKLIKEVVANWVRKPEVSLSVVGVPLQLNTRDEFGNTPLHLAAAQSRTKVIEFLLEQPDIDETVLNDDGRMPIDMCSNLNVADMMQIYRSNYAAGVIKAAYEGFHKRDFKSLEKLFTDSRNKEFLDINKFALENSHRFVLYDYVKRKDVEMCRWLLDHGASPLIKNPNGVSALDLIRHQQKHQPSGAKTQLSELFSAMVEEERVLNATKSLKEAPTYKGYLKKYANLGKGYKLRYFVLDSDGKLSYYKNPSAVGSPCRGSLNLASCVLHMNSTEKLKFEVIGGSNSSAKWRLKGNHPVETNNWVMVIQSAIRYAKDKNRVKKTNTNVTPAMAVNDPSSSSIVTESMIHHNMQEANGCANNVTPGSIPFPRVHRSRTIEGPFPKSPTQMSAMRFPNRKASRSTSINSGDVEMSKNLTESGKSYITQVIGSRLEGSTATLTKHKSNDTVGMKPLAAPVKLPAFMTSNSGISYMSGDNSSVRSLSAGSANGNSADAVAGVYQDGFVDNEDTDSEDDEDAAIYDKDEEYLKVEYGPFVEKLSLYQKTIGLELNSINEILGSTDYHQTPAELETIKTSLQRLSQNIVEMNQLTIKRDEKLVNMLTKQRDMNNVWINTMKDLEIELADKSERLATLGRGRNTLKRTLRKKRLENQSKSNQVSFDNVASLKVNAGDQPDDTLADIARFITATKDEDEQSDADEFYDAEELLDDLEMEGTRSITSGGALSYTKTNEEEVHQPASEEPRAIDSQLDEEELTMRPARVQRVVYAPVSDDVQHTFTEKSGMIPQGNVEEALEAKQKMASFISGERAREAGEIQASKEKENAGEVQASKEKENADEAVSTHEPVAANKESGSKQLVPKHPVGLTKSQKEKELFLWKEGSFLGYEDGVRKRLRLSQDDRPKVSLWTVLKSMIGKDMTRMTLPVVFNEPTSLLQRVAEDLEFSNLLDDAATFPDSTLRLLYVSIFTASCYASTVDRIAKPFNPLLGETFEYSRPDKNYRFFAEQVSHHPPISATWTEAPKWDFWGESAVDTNFNGRSFGVKHLGLWYIKLRPDNGDPEELYTYKKPDNTVIGILVGNPQVDNHGEVRIVNHTNGEYCVLNFKARGWRSSSAYEMKGEVFDKNNKKMWVIGGRWNDSIYAKRVTGKGSSGDIGLDHKSKGTARESTKPDYEGHKFLVWKAIKRPPAPFNLTPFAITLNAPQKHLVPWLPPTDTRLRPDQRAMEEGEYDKAAEEKNRVEEKQRAVRKTREQEGTKYEPRWFARDVHPVTKKPFWHYKGEYWTLRESKKLAGEGDIF, encoded by the coding sequence ATGAGTGATTCGGAGGGTGCTGTCGTGGAAGGCCCCTCGAGCAAGCCGCTGCTGAAACTACAACTGCTGGAGGTGCTACGCGATGGGTCCTTTGAGAGTCTGTCGCAGCTGGTGGGCACACATTTCAAGCCCATGGAGAACCCGATAGTGCAGGAATTGGcgccgctgctgctgcactACGCGGTGCAAGTCGCGccgttgaagttgattaAAGAGGTTGTCGCGAACTGGGTACGCAAGCCGGAAGTCTCGTTGTCTGTGGTCGGTGTGCCGCTGCAGTTAAACACGAGGGACGAGTTCGGGAACACTCCCTTGCATCTGGCTGCGGCGCAGTCGAGAACGAAAGTCATCGAGTTCCTGCTAGAACAGCCAGATATAGATGAAACGGTGCTTAACGACGACGGGAGGATGCCCATCGACATGTGTTCAAACTTGAACGTGGCGGACATGATGCAGATTTATAGGTCGAACTACGCCGCTGGGGTTATCAAGGCCGCGTACGAGGGATTCCATAAGAGGGACTTCAAGTCcttggagaaactgttcacGGATAGCAGGAACAAAGAGTTCCTCGACATCAACAAATTCGCGCTGGAGAACTCGCACAGGTTTGTACTGTACGACTACGTAAAGAGGAAAGACGTGGAGATGTGTCGGTGGTTGTTGGACCACGGCGCGTCCCCTCTCATTAAGAACCCGAACGGGGTCAGCGCGCTGGACCTTATCCGCCATCAGCAGAAACACCAGCCATCGGGGGCGAAAACGCAACTGAGCGAGCTGTTTAGCGCCATGGTCGAGGAGGAACGTGTCCTGAACGCAACAAAGAGCCTCAAGGAGGCCCCCACGTACAAGGGctatttgaagaaatacGCAAACTTGGGGAAAGGTTACAAACTGCGGTACTTCGTTTTGGACAGCGACGGGAAACTTTCGTACTACAAGAACCCTTCTGCTGTTGGTAGTCCATGTCGCGGTAGTCTCAACTTAGCGTCATGCGTCCTGCACATGAACTCCACAGAGAAACTGAAGTTCGAGGTCATCGGAGGCAGTAACAGTTCCGCGAAGTGGAGACTGAAGGGTAACCACCCAGTGGAGACGAATAACTGGGTCATGGTCATCCAAAGTGCCATCAGGTACGCGAAGGACAAAAACAGGGTCAAGAAGACGAACACGAACGTCACACCGGCAATGGCCGTGAACGACCCAAGCAGCTCGTCCATTGTAACGGAAAGTATGATCCACCACAATATGCAAGAGGCAAACGGTTGCGCCAACAATGTCACCCCGGGCAGCATACCTTTCCCTCGTGTGCACAGGTCAAGAACCATTGAGGGCCCCTTCCCGAAATCCCCAACACAGATGAGCGCGATGCGGTTCCCAAATCGGAAAGCTAGCAGGTCCACTTCAATTAACTCTGGTGATGTAGAGATGAGCAAAAACTTGACAGAGTCAGGTAAGAGCTACATTACACAGGTTATTGGGTCTCGCCTAGAGGGGTCTACTGCGACGCTGACAAAGCATAAGTCGAACGACACCGTGGGAATGAAACCCCTCGCTGCACCAGTAAAATTGCCCGCGTTCATGACCTCCAATTCAGGGATCTCGTACATGAGCGGTGACAACTCGAGTGTCAGATCGTTATCTGCAGGGAGCGCCAATGGGAACTCCGCCGATGCAGTCGCAGGCGTTTACCAAGACGGTTTTGTCGACAACGAGGACACCGATTCGGAGGATGACGAAGACGCGGCCATCTACGACAAGGACGAGGAATACTTGAAAGTGGAGTACGGGCCATTTGTGGAAAAGTTGAGCTTGTACCAGAAGACCATTGGTCTTGAGTTGAACTCGATCAATGAGATTTTGGGATCTACCGACTACCACCAAACACCCGCTGAACTTGAAACGATCAAGACTTCTTTACAGAGACTGTCGCAGAATATTGTGGAGATGAACCAGCTGACGATCAAGAGAGACGAGAAGTTGGTCAACATGTTGACCAAGCAACGGGACATGAACAATGTGTGGATCAACACCATGAAGGACCTGGAGATCGAACTGGCCGACAAATCTGAGAGACTGGCTACTTTGGGCAGGGGCCGTAACACTTTAAAGAGGACactgagaaagaagagactAGAAAACCAGTCCAAGAGTAACCAGGTGTCCTTTGACAACGTGGCGTCGCTGAAGGTTAACGCCGGTGATCAACCTGACGACACATTGGCTGATATTGCGAGGTTCATCACCGCGACAaaggacgaggatgaacAATCTGACGCTGACGAATTCTACGATGCGGAGGAACTGCTAGACGATTTGGAGATGGAGGGCACAAGAAGCATCACATCTGGCGGCGCCTTGTCGTATACGAAGAccaacgaggaggaagtgCACCAGCCAGCGTCTGAGGAGCCAAGAGCGATTGATTCGCAACTGGATGAGGAAGAGCTCACCATGAGACCAGCAAGGGTACAGCGCGTTGTTTATGCCCCTGTCTCAGATGATGTGCAGCATACGTTTACCGAAAAGTCTGGTATGATACCACAGGGTAATGTGGAAGAGGCGTTGGAGGCTAAGCAGAAAATGGCATCCTTCATCAGTGGTGAAAGGGCAAGAGAAGCTGGTGAGATACAAGCGAGCAAAGAGAAGGAGAATGCTGGTGAGGTACAAGCGAGCAAAGAGAAGGAGAATGCCGATGAGGCAGTCTCAACCCATGAACCTGTTGCTGCCAACAAGGAAAGCGGGTCGAAGCAGCTGGTCCCCAAGCACCCTGTTGGGTTGACAAAGAGtcagaaggagaaggagttGTTTCTGTGGAAGGAAGGCTCGTTCCTTGGTTACGAGGACGGTGTTCGGAAACGGTTGCGGTTGTCTCAAGATGACAGGCCTAAAGTTAGTCTGTGGACTGTACTAAAATCGATGATTGGTAAAGATATGACACGGATGACTTTACCCGTAGTGTTCAACGAACCCACTTCATTATTGCAAAGGGTCGCCGAGGATTTGGAGTTTTCCAACCTACTTGATGACGCTGCGACGTTCCCTGATTCTACTTTGAGATTGCTTTACGTTTCCATTTTCACTGCATCGTGCTACGCGTCGACAGTAGACAGAATTGCGAAACCGTTCAACCCATTGCTCGGGGAGACCTTTGAGTATTCCCGTCCTGACAAGAACTACCGGTTTTTCGCTGAGCAAGTGTCACACCATCCTCCAATCTCTGCGACATGGACGGAGGCTCCCAAATGGGATTTCTGGGGGGAGAGTGCCGTGGACACGAACTTCAACGGGCGTTCGTTTGGTGTGAAGCATTTGGGTCTGTGGTATATCAAGCTGCGTCCTGACAACGGCGACCCTGAGGAGTTGTACACTTACAAGAAGCCAGACAACACTGTGATCGGTATCCTTGTTGGGAACCCGCAGGTGGACAACCACGGGGAGGTGCGGATAGTGAACCACACGAACGGGGAGTACTGTgtgttgaacttcaaagcTCGTGGGTGGAGGTCCTCTAGTGCGTACGAGATGAAAGGTGAAGTGTtcgacaagaacaacaagaagatgtGGGTTATTGGTGGACGGTGGAACGACTCGATCTACGCGAAGCGTGTGACGGGCAAGGGTTCCTCTGGAGACATCGGACTGGACCACAAGTCGAAGGGCACAGCCCGGGAGAGCACAAAGCCGGACTACGAGGGGCACAAGTTCCTTGTTTGGAAGGCGATCAAGAGGCCTCCAGCCCCCTTCAACTTGACCCCATTCGCGATCACACTGAACGCGCCACAGAAACATCTTGTCCCCTGGCTACCCCCCACTGACACGCGTCTAAGACCAGACCAGCGTGCGATGGAGGAGGGCGAGTACGATAAGGCCGCTGAGGAGAAGAACCGTGTTGAGGAGAAACAGCGTGCCGTGCGCAAGACCCGGGAACAAGAGGGCACCAAGTACGAGCCCCGCTGGTTCGCCCGGGACGTGCACCCTGTCACGAAGAAGCCCTTCTGGCACTACAAGGGTGAGTACTGGACCCTGCGTGAGTCCAAGAAGCTCGCGGGCGAGGGCGATATCTTCTGA